Proteins from a genomic interval of Phormidium ambiguum IAM M-71:
- a CDS encoding glycosyltransferase family 4 protein: MDIIHLSTSDIDNGGARAAYRLHDGLRSLGCNSKMLVRAKFSNDPTVLTERSPLTKLSPPISGMPLRFYPKRNGSMFSTQWFPDVLTKRVNQFNPDIINLHWVCNGYLQIETLAKFSQPLVWTLHDMWPFTGGCDYIKDCERYKESCGQCPQLESSRSSDLSRWVWQRKAKAWQNANLTIVATTKWMADCARSSSLFKNRRIEVIPLGLDTEKYKPVNRQVARDLLNLPQDKKIVLFGAITSTSYPRKGFQLLVPALQRLSASGWADHIELVVFGSSPPEKPIDLGFNAHYLGRVHDDISLALIYSAADVMVVPSVQEAFGQTASEALSCGTPVVAFNATGLKDIVDHQQNGYLATPFEVEDLAKGIAWVIEDEERQQKLQFQARQKSLQEFAKNVQAQRYLSLYEEILGTSVSRDSAM; the protein is encoded by the coding sequence ATGGACATCATACACTTAAGTACATCGGACATTGATAACGGAGGAGCGCGGGCTGCTTATAGGTTACATGATGGATTGCGATCGCTAGGTTGCAACTCCAAAATGTTGGTACGCGCCAAATTCAGTAACGATCCGACCGTGCTGACTGAGCGATCGCCACTAACGAAGCTAAGTCCTCCAATATCAGGAATGCCGTTGCGATTTTACCCCAAGCGTAACGGTTCCATGTTCTCTACCCAGTGGTTTCCTGATGTCCTGACTAAGAGAGTTAATCAGTTCAATCCAGACATTATTAATTTACATTGGGTTTGCAACGGCTATCTGCAAATAGAAACTTTGGCTAAATTTAGTCAACCCCTAGTTTGGACTCTGCATGATATGTGGCCGTTCACTGGTGGATGTGACTATATCAAGGATTGTGAAAGATACAAAGAATCTTGTGGTCAATGTCCGCAGTTAGAGAGTTCCCGATCGTCAGACCTCTCCCGTTGGGTATGGCAGAGGAAAGCAAAAGCTTGGCAAAATGCTAACTTAACTATTGTTGCCACAACCAAATGGATGGCTGATTGTGCTCGTTCTAGCTCATTATTCAAAAACCGCAGAATCGAAGTCATCCCTTTAGGTTTGGATACAGAGAAATACAAACCAGTTAATCGACAAGTTGCTCGTGATTTACTCAATCTTCCCCAAGATAAAAAAATAGTTCTCTTTGGAGCAATTACTTCCACTTCCTATCCCAGAAAAGGATTTCAACTTTTGGTTCCGGCGTTGCAAAGATTGAGTGCATCTGGTTGGGCCGATCATATAGAACTTGTTGTTTTTGGTTCATCGCCACCAGAAAAACCGATCGATTTAGGCTTTAACGCTCATTACTTAGGGCGCGTTCATGATGACATTTCCTTGGCCTTGATTTATTCAGCAGCAGATGTAATGGTAGTTCCATCAGTACAAGAAGCCTTTGGGCAAACTGCTTCGGAAGCACTTTCTTGCGGAACTCCCGTAGTTGCTTTTAATGCCACTGGATTGAAAGACATTGTAGATCATCAACAAAATGGTTATCTAGCAACTCCATTTGAAGTAGAAGATTTAGCAAAAGGGATTGCTTGGGTAATTGAAGATGAAGAACGTCAGCAAAAACTGCAATTTCAAGCAAGGCAAAAAAGCTTGCAAGAATTTGCTAAAAATGTCCAAGCCCAGCGTTACCTCTCGCTGTACGAGGAAATTTTGGGTACATCAGTAAGCAGAGACTCGGCAATGTGA
- a CDS encoding ABC transporter ATP-binding protein, with protein sequence MNYLSKFLYVISAKKIELVLLLLAFLTVSIMDALGIGLVGPFMGLATNPELIHKNLWLANTYKALNLKSTNQFIGLLGLTIVAIFYLKSFFYYQIQRYVFRFCFTQQVKLRLRLLHTYLFLPYTFHLKTNSAHLIQNIINESQSFSYSVAIPLLNSISNSFVLVVLVLLLAKTDLAATVSVIGILLGTYLPFHFFRHKIVRWGKEGVDANTEMLRIVNHAIGGLKETRVIGCEEFFENQLGGQVNRFARVATLFHVFQMLPRIVIESLLITFVVGLVSVSLLFEQRSQNLVSVLGIFAIASIRLLPSASQLMSNMGVLRNFKPTLERLYMDLKEIEKPESVNYLKISQGVLLSKGLKFENQKANKNTTMPFTENIVLDKINYAYPESNSNSLTDVSLTIKKGESIALIGKSGAGKTTLVDVLLGLLIPQSGDIRVDNLSIYNSLRSWQNLIGYIPQTIFLTDDTIERNIAFGVSDDKIDRQRLDNAIRSAQLTELIAQLPEGTQTMVGEHGVRLSGGQRQRIGIARALYHEREILVLDEATSALDNETENLISQAIQDLSGTKTMIIIAHRLTTVEHCDRIYEMQKGQIIKCGSYQEVVLAQNV encoded by the coding sequence ATGAATTATTTATCGAAGTTTCTATACGTTATCTCTGCTAAAAAAATAGAACTGGTACTCCTACTACTTGCTTTTCTAACAGTTTCCATCATGGATGCGTTGGGAATTGGATTAGTCGGCCCATTTATGGGCTTGGCAACTAATCCAGAACTAATTCATAAGAATCTCTGGCTAGCCAATACTTACAAAGCTCTAAACTTAAAAAGCACCAATCAGTTTATCGGTTTATTAGGACTTACAATTGTCGCTATCTTTTACTTAAAATCTTTTTTTTATTACCAAATTCAGCGATATGTATTTCGCTTTTGCTTTACGCAACAAGTTAAACTTCGTCTGAGGCTGCTACATACTTACTTATTTTTACCATATACTTTTCATTTAAAAACAAACTCTGCTCATTTGATTCAAAATATTATTAATGAATCACAAAGCTTTAGTTATTCAGTTGCAATTCCGTTGCTAAACTCAATATCAAATTCTTTTGTGTTGGTGGTTTTGGTCTTGTTGTTAGCAAAAACAGACTTAGCAGCAACTGTTAGTGTAATTGGAATTTTATTGGGTACTTACCTGCCATTCCACTTTTTCAGACACAAAATTGTGCGATGGGGTAAGGAAGGGGTTGATGCAAACACAGAAATGCTGAGGATCGTGAATCATGCGATCGGTGGATTGAAGGAAACGCGAGTAATTGGATGCGAAGAATTTTTTGAGAATCAGCTAGGCGGACAGGTAAATCGATTTGCCAGAGTCGCTACGTTGTTTCACGTATTCCAAATGCTGCCAAGAATTGTGATTGAATCTCTATTAATTACCTTTGTGGTGGGTTTGGTTTCGGTTTCCCTATTATTTGAGCAACGATCGCAGAATTTAGTTTCGGTTTTGGGGATTTTTGCGATCGCTTCTATTCGCCTCTTGCCTTCAGCTAGTCAACTGATGTCCAACATGGGTGTGCTGCGAAACTTCAAACCAACCCTAGAGCGACTGTATATGGATTTGAAAGAAATTGAAAAGCCAGAATCAGTTAATTATCTAAAGATTTCTCAAGGCGTTCTCCTAAGTAAAGGTTTGAAATTTGAGAACCAAAAAGCTAATAAAAACACTACTATGCCGTTTACAGAGAACATTGTTCTCGATAAAATTAACTACGCTTATCCAGAATCGAACTCAAATTCACTCACAGATGTTTCTTTGACAATTAAAAAGGGAGAATCGATCGCCTTAATTGGTAAGTCTGGTGCAGGGAAAACAACATTAGTTGATGTTCTCTTGGGATTGTTAATTCCCCAATCGGGTGATATTCGAGTAGATAACTTATCTATATATAATTCTTTGCGTTCCTGGCAAAATTTGATCGGTTATATTCCCCAAACGATATTTTTGACAGATGACACGATCGAACGCAATATTGCTTTTGGAGTTTCAGACGACAAAATCGATCGACAACGATTGGATAACGCAATTCGATCGGCCCAACTAACTGAATTAATTGCACAATTACCGGAAGGCACACAAACAATGGTCGGCGAACATGGCGTTCGTCTTTCCGGTGGACAACGCCAAAGAATTGGAATTGCTCGTGCTTTGTATCACGAACGCGAAATACTAGTTTTAGATGAAGCGACTTCGGCTCTAGATAATGAAACAGAAAACTTGATTAGCCAAGCCATTCAAGACTTAAGCGGTACAAAGACAATGATTATTATTGCTCACCGATTGACAACCGTTGAACACTGCGATCGAATCTATGAGATGCAGAAAGGTCAGATTATTAAGTGTGGCAGTTATCAAGAAGTTGTTCTAGCACAGAACGTTTAA
- a CDS encoding WecB/TagA/CpsF family glycosyltransferase has translation MTQAMTKAMTKAMTQVNPPSQSIIGFPVTALPFDSQMGLILNWAKHGLSKSVCIANVHMLVEAYQNSSFANVLQEADLVTPDGMPLVWMLRLLGVRKQDRVAGLDVLQALCEKSTKAGVKVFFLGSQAGILDKMRERLDREFPDLQIAGMEPLPFRPMTPEEDEALVEKLNQSGAGIIFVSLGCPKQEIWMANHKNRVNAVMIGLGGAFPVYAGLHKRAPGFVRSAGFEWLYRLLQEPRRLWGRYSSTIPVFVWLACKQLLTAQRQRLVEDYNDATV, from the coding sequence ATGACACAAGCAATGACTAAAGCGATGACCAAAGCAATGACCCAAGTAAATCCTCCATCTCAAAGCATTATTGGTTTTCCAGTTACCGCCCTACCATTTGATTCACAAATGGGTTTGATATTAAACTGGGCTAAGCACGGTTTAAGCAAATCAGTTTGTATTGCTAACGTTCACATGCTGGTGGAAGCTTATCAAAACTCCAGTTTCGCCAATGTACTGCAAGAAGCTGATTTGGTAACTCCCGATGGAATGCCTTTGGTGTGGATGCTCAGATTATTGGGAGTTCGCAAACAAGACCGCGTAGCAGGTTTAGATGTGTTGCAAGCTTTATGCGAGAAATCAACAAAGGCTGGAGTTAAAGTGTTCTTCTTGGGTTCTCAAGCCGGAATTCTCGATAAAATGCGTGAACGTTTAGATAGAGAATTTCCTGATCTTCAGATTGCCGGAATGGAACCCTTGCCATTTCGTCCCATGACTCCAGAAGAAGATGAAGCCCTCGTAGAAAAGCTTAACCAAAGCGGTGCAGGAATTATATTTGTGTCTTTGGGTTGTCCAAAACAAGAAATTTGGATGGCTAATCATAAAAACCGCGTGAATGCAGTAATGATTGGCTTGGGCGGCGCGTTCCCTGTTTATGCTGGACTTCACAAACGTGCTCCAGGTTTTGTTCGCTCCGCTGGTTTTGAATGGCTCTATCGTTTATTGCAAGAACCTCGTCGCCTTTGGGGACGCTACAGCAGCACAATTCCTGTTTTTGTCTGGTTAGCTTGCAAACAGTTGTTGACTGCACAGCGCCAACGACTAGTGGAAGATTACAACGATGCCACAGTTTAA
- a CDS encoding glycosyltransferase family 87 protein, with protein MILWQLNIPIIARTYDGKVPGMLDSQPFELFGLFISLVLIFAAWVNVKKLEKKTLRNVIPIILPLLVSLQILFFLLEDSHLQGSDYSLCYEKAAQAIVNGTNPYSVKCFLYPPLQAQTLAFLYWLVKSFLLFSPGNTEKAWDIVFYLYQCGQFIQIILAYYLTYEIAKRIGLRVLPATLIVSALFLFNNPLVRTIKFNQINVWILNCFLLAIIWLPRHPFFSGLAVALGAHIKLYTLSLLLPWTLTKRWRAIVGVIVGFFTILILQSGFGKNFRLWQQFLVYFTERVEKPSNYRNSGIWSFFYNLAKIPERFIGESIFNLVPIIVLLINLLFIAWFILRIINREKAYFQLVKISNSSRAENQIYRDYGHAIDAVALGLLISPSVWEHHYVIAIPIALWAIVTRQWDKPWLVGIGTFLIFCLPTFDVFPLSHHRMVGLLILVYATSPKFVQQYFIHAETKKHSSISNSIEA; from the coding sequence GTGATACTGTGGCAATTAAATATACCAATTATAGCCAGAACATACGATGGAAAAGTTCCAGGTATGTTAGATAGTCAACCTTTTGAACTATTCGGCTTGTTCATATCACTTGTATTAATATTTGCTGCCTGGGTTAATGTCAAAAAGTTAGAGAAGAAGACCTTAAGGAATGTAATTCCGATAATTTTGCCTCTTCTGGTAAGTCTGCAAATCCTATTTTTCCTCTTAGAAGATTCTCATCTCCAAGGTAGTGACTATTCTTTATGTTATGAGAAAGCAGCCCAAGCAATTGTTAATGGTACAAATCCATACAGCGTAAAGTGTTTTTTGTATCCACCATTGCAGGCGCAGACGTTAGCATTTTTGTACTGGCTTGTCAAGTCGTTTCTTTTGTTTTCTCCAGGAAATACAGAAAAAGCTTGGGATATTGTTTTTTACTTATATCAATGTGGCCAATTTATACAAATTATTTTGGCATACTATCTAACTTATGAAATTGCTAAAAGGATCGGGTTGAGAGTACTACCTGCCACACTCATTGTTTCGGCGTTATTTTTATTCAATAACCCTCTGGTTAGGACAATTAAATTTAACCAGATTAATGTGTGGATATTAAACTGCTTTTTACTAGCGATTATCTGGTTGCCACGCCATCCCTTTTTCAGTGGCTTGGCAGTTGCTCTGGGCGCACATATAAAGCTTTATACTCTTTCACTATTACTTCCTTGGACGTTAACTAAACGTTGGCGTGCTATTGTGGGGGTCATTGTAGGGTTTTTTACTATTCTAATTTTACAGTCAGGGTTTGGAAAAAACTTTAGGTTGTGGCAGCAGTTCTTAGTTTACTTTACCGAACGAGTTGAGAAACCAAGTAATTATAGAAACAGTGGTATATGGAGCTTCTTTTATAATCTGGCTAAGATACCTGAAAGATTTATTGGGGAATCTATCTTTAATTTAGTACCCATTATTGTATTATTAATAAATTTATTATTTATTGCTTGGTTTATCCTGCGAATAATTAACCGGGAGAAAGCTTATTTTCAACTTGTAAAAATTAGTAACTCTAGTAGAGCAGAGAATCAGATTTATAGAGATTATGGTCATGCGATCGATGCCGTAGCACTTGGATTGTTAATTTCACCTTCAGTTTGGGAGCATCATTATGTTATTGCAATTCCTATTGCTCTGTGGGCAATTGTTACTCGTCAGTGGGATAAACCTTGGTTAGTTGGAATCGGAACATTCTTAATTTTTTGCTTACCAACTTTTGATGTTTTTCCTTTAAGTCATCATAGAATGGTCGGGCTATTAATCCTTGTCTATGCTACATCTCCTAAATTTGTTCAACAATACTTTATCCATGCAGAAACTAAGAAACATTCATCAATAAGTAATTCAATAGAGGCGTGA
- a CDS encoding acyltransferase family protein, whose amino-acid sequence MTTNRDGFIDFSKGFLILWVVQIHTVFWSGQMYISDLPRELSLLIDVGLFFFISGYLTKVLDLGSLVRKSFKQFKNLYLEYLILSCLLLVPLGLFYFFKEKSFPNWQIAIISMLKINPIGDLWEDLGVFPGSLWYLAVYFSLLAVVPFFVTMFGSRKHRIIILTTVLVLFVIFSGLGWNYPFLFTETIYVFFYLFIFLLGTAYKLEQQNLSLRYLKLSLLANVTVCLLIFFFVMDGILQLIDNKFFPTVIYLPYCLMLIHVFAIVRKTWNYGAISSSNQLLPFLEWCGKNSYVIYLMQGIVCSIPGYFIPLLLKNDVPKLGIYLISLLFNLTFTLLLSFIWNRSKSLFSTSLTTITAKIKVH is encoded by the coding sequence ATGACAACTAATCGTGATGGATTTATAGATTTTTCCAAAGGTTTTCTCATATTATGGGTTGTTCAAATCCATACTGTTTTCTGGTCTGGGCAAATGTATATCTCGGATTTACCTCGTGAGCTAAGTCTTTTAATAGATGTAGGCTTGTTTTTCTTTATATCGGGTTATTTGACTAAAGTTTTAGATCTGGGTTCATTAGTTCGGAAGTCTTTCAAACAATTCAAAAACTTATATTTGGAGTATCTGATTCTTAGTTGTTTATTGCTCGTACCATTGGGGTTATTTTACTTTTTTAAAGAAAAGTCTTTTCCCAATTGGCAAATAGCTATTATTTCCATGCTCAAAATCAATCCCATTGGTGATTTATGGGAAGATTTGGGTGTTTTCCCTGGCAGTCTTTGGTACTTAGCAGTCTATTTTTCGTTGCTGGCAGTCGTACCTTTTTTCGTAACGATGTTTGGCTCCCGCAAGCACAGGATTATTATTCTTACTACTGTGCTAGTACTATTCGTAATTTTTAGTGGTTTAGGTTGGAATTATCCATTTTTATTCACTGAAACTATTTATGTATTTTTCTATCTTTTCATATTTTTGTTGGGTACGGCATACAAACTAGAGCAACAGAACTTGTCGCTACGGTATTTAAAATTATCTCTTTTGGCAAATGTTACAGTATGCTTATTAATCTTTTTCTTTGTGATGGATGGCATACTTCAACTAATAGATAATAAATTTTTCCCAACAGTAATTTACTTACCTTATTGCTTAATGCTGATTCATGTATTTGCAATTGTGCGAAAGACGTGGAATTATGGGGCTATTTCTTCCTCTAATCAGCTGCTACCATTCTTAGAATGGTGTGGTAAAAACAGTTACGTTATTTATTTAATGCAGGGGATAGTTTGTTCTATACCAGGTTACTTCATTCCTTTGCTGTTAAAAAATGATGTACCTAAATTAGGTATTTATTTGATTTCCTTACTATTTAATTTGACTTTTACCCTGCTTCTGTCTTTTATTTGGAATCGCTCTAAGTCTCTTTTTTCAACTTCGCTGACAACTATTACTGCTAAGATTAAAGTTCATTAG
- a CDS encoding acyltransferase family protein, which translates to MFIGLIFMATNRDGFIDFSKGLLILWVVQIHTVFWPYISDLFLELSLLIDVALFFFISGYLTKVLDLGSLVRKSFKQFKNLYLEYLILSCLLLVPLGLFYFLKEKSFPNWQIAIISMLKVKPSGDLWEDLLLYHGSLWYLAVYFSLLAVVPFFVTMFGSRKHRIIILTTVLVLFVIFSGLGWNYPFLFTETIYVFFYLFIFLLGTAYKLEQQNLSLRYLKLSLLANVTVCLLIFFFVMDGRLQLIDNKLPPTVIYLPYCLMLIHVFAIVRKTWNYGAISSSNQLLQFLEWCGKNSYVIYLMQGIVCSIPGYFIPLLLKNDVPKLGIYLISLLFNLTFTLLLSFIWNRSKSLFSTSLTTIMARSNSH; encoded by the coding sequence ATGTTTATAGGATTGATCTTTATGGCAACTAATCGTGATGGATTTATAGATTTTTCCAAAGGTCTTCTCATATTATGGGTTGTTCAAATCCATACTGTTTTCTGGCCTTATATCTCAGATTTGTTTCTCGAATTAAGTCTATTAATAGATGTAGCTTTATTTTTCTTTATATCAGGTTATTTAACTAAAGTTTTAGATCTGGGTTCATTAGTTCGGAAGTCTTTCAAACAATTCAAAAACTTATATTTGGAGTATCTGATTCTTAGTTGTTTATTACTCGTACCATTGGGGTTATTTTACTTTCTTAAAGAAAAGTCTTTTCCCAATTGGCAAATAGCTATTATTTCCATGCTAAAAGTAAAACCATCTGGTGATTTATGGGAAGATTTACTTCTTTATCATGGTAGTCTTTGGTACTTAGCAGTCTATTTTTCGTTGCTGGCAGTCGTACCTTTTTTCGTAACGATGTTTGGCTCCCGCAAACACAGGATTATTATTCTTACTACTGTGCTAGTACTATTCGTAATTTTTAGTGGTTTAGGTTGGAATTATCCATTTTTATTCACTGAAACTATTTATGTATTTTTCTATCTTTTCATATTTTTGTTGGGTACGGCATACAAACTAGAGCAACAGAACTTGTCGCTACGGTATTTAAAATTATCTCTTTTGGCAAATGTTACAGTATGCTTATTAATCTTTTTCTTTGTGATGGATGGTAGGCTTCAGCTAATAGATAATAAGCTTCCCCCAACAGTAATTTACTTACCTTATTGCTTAATGCTGATTCATGTATTTGCAATTGTGCGAAAGACGTGGAATTATGGGGCTATTTCTTCCTCTAATCAGCTGCTACAATTCTTAGAATGGTGTGGCAAAAACAGTTACGTTATTTATTTAATGCAGGGGATAGTTTGTTCTATACCAGGTTACTTCATTCCTTTGCTGTTAAAAAATGATGTACCTAAATTAGGTATTTATTTGATTTCCTTACTATTTAATTTGACTTTTACCCTGCTTCTGTCTTTTATTTGGAATCGCTCTAAGTCTCTTTTTTCAACTTCGCTGACAACTATTATGGCTAGAAGTAATAGTCATTAA
- a CDS encoding acyltransferase: MMKIKSLLKTVLWQYQKSRLAKLGSNSNISLLADLRGNRKNIFIGENCTICKYAALEVDPTNQNESKIVIGDRTLISSFVIFRTYGGSIIIGNGCFVNSFSALYGHGNLIIGNNCLIGPQVTIIPVNYGFKDRDIPFREQTPTKKGITIGDDVWIGAGVTIVDGCTIGNGCVIGAGAVVTKSIEPYSIVAGVPAKQISIRG; encoded by the coding sequence ATGATGAAAATAAAATCTTTACTGAAAACAGTTCTTTGGCAATATCAAAAGAGTCGATTGGCTAAGCTAGGCTCCAATTCTAATATTAGTCTACTGGCAGACTTGAGAGGTAACAGAAAAAATATTTTTATTGGAGAAAATTGTACTATATGTAAGTATGCGGCTTTAGAAGTCGATCCAACTAATCAGAACGAATCTAAAATAGTTATTGGCGATCGCACTTTGATTAGTTCTTTTGTAATTTTCCGAACATACGGAGGTTCGATAATAATCGGAAATGGCTGTTTTGTCAATTCTTTTTCGGCTCTTTATGGACACGGAAATTTGATAATTGGTAACAATTGCTTAATCGGGCCACAGGTAACAATCATTCCCGTAAATTACGGTTTCAAAGACCGAGACATCCCATTTAGAGAGCAAACGCCAACTAAAAAGGGAATCACGATCGGAGATGATGTTTGGATTGGTGCAGGTGTAACAATTGTCGATGGTTGTACGATCGGCAACGGGTGCGTGATCGGAGCAGGAGCAGTGGTGACAAAAAGTATTGAACCATACTCTATTGTTGCAGGAGTTCCGGCAAAACAGATAAGTATTCGAGGATAA